From a single Vibrio toranzoniae genomic region:
- the oppB gene encoding oligopeptide ABC transporter permease OppB codes for MFKFIMKRIFEAIPTMLVLITISFFLMRFAPGNPFSSERPLPPEVMANIEAKYGLDKPVFEQYTTYLTNILQGDFGPSFKYLDYSVNELISVALPVSAKVGLVAFIFTLLMGVTIGTIAALKHNTWVDYTIMSTAMLGVVMPSFVLAPALIYVFSLHLNLFPAGGWLDGSAKYLVLPVIAMSLLYVATFARITRGSMIETLNSNFIRTARAKGLSYRYIVLKHALKPAMLPVVSYMGPAFVGIITGSVVVETIFGLPGIGKLFVNAAFNRDYSLVMGVTILIGFLFILFNAIVDILLALIDPKIRY; via the coding sequence ATGTTTAAATTCATTATGAAAAGGATATTTGAAGCGATTCCAACCATGTTGGTGTTGATCACTATCTCTTTTTTTCTTATGCGTTTTGCTCCGGGCAATCCGTTTTCAAGCGAACGTCCATTACCGCCAGAGGTTATGGCGAACATCGAAGCAAAATATGGCTTAGATAAACCTGTATTTGAGCAGTACACCACGTACTTGACCAATATTCTACAAGGTGATTTTGGCCCTTCGTTCAAATATTTAGATTACTCTGTTAACGAGTTAATCTCGGTTGCACTTCCCGTATCGGCAAAGGTAGGCCTTGTTGCTTTTATCTTTACGTTATTAATGGGGGTTACCATAGGGACGATAGCCGCGCTGAAGCACAACACCTGGGTTGATTACACCATAATGTCGACCGCCATGCTCGGTGTTGTAATGCCTTCGTTTGTATTGGCTCCAGCTCTTATCTATGTGTTTTCTTTACACTTAAATCTTTTTCCTGCCGGTGGTTGGCTCGATGGGTCGGCTAAATATCTCGTGCTACCGGTTATTGCGATGTCTCTTCTATATGTAGCAACCTTTGCTCGTATCACTCGCGGGAGCATGATCGAAACCTTAAATAGTAACTTTATCCGTACTGCTCGAGCTAAAGGTCTAAGCTACCGTTATATTGTTCTTAAACATGCACTTAAGCCGGCAATGCTACCTGTTGTTTCATACATGGGACCAGCGTTTGTCGGTATCATTACAGGTTCAGTTGTTGTAGAAACCATCTTCGGCTTACCAGGTATCGGCAAGCTGTTTGTTAACGCCGCGTTTAACCGTGACTACTCGCTAGTAATGGGTGTAACCATCTTGATTGGTTTCCTATTCATCTTGTTCAACGCAATTGTTGATATTTTACTAGCGCTTATTGACCCGAAAATTCGCTACTAA
- the oppC gene encoding oligopeptide ABC transporter permease OppC: MLNKKENLEAIENFSESLEIEGRSLWQDARIRFMRNKAAMISLFILTIMVLSVIFLPMLAQHAYDDTDWYAMHVGPNADHWFGTDSLGRDLYVRTMIGGRISLMVGVMGAFVAVLIGTLYGAASGFIGGRTDRVMMRILEILYAVPFMFLVIVLVTFFGRNIVLIFVAIGAIAWLDMARIVRGQTLSLRSKEFIEAAHVCGVSKWKIITRHIVPNVLGIVAVYSTLLIPSMILTESFLSFLGLGVQEPMTSWGALLQEGSQTMEVAIWQLAFPAAFMVVTLFCFNYVGDGLRDALDPKDR; this comes from the coding sequence ATGTTGAATAAAAAAGAAAATTTAGAAGCGATCGAAAACTTCTCTGAGAGTTTGGAAATTGAAGGTCGTAGCTTATGGCAGGATGCACGTATTCGTTTTATGCGAAATAAAGCCGCAATGATCAGTCTGTTCATTCTAACGATTATGGTGCTATCGGTAATCTTTTTACCGATGCTGGCACAGCATGCTTACGATGACACTGATTGGTACGCAATGCACGTAGGTCCAAATGCTGATCACTGGTTTGGTACCGACAGCTTAGGTCGTGACCTATATGTTCGTACGATGATTGGTGGCCGTATCTCTCTTATGGTGGGTGTGATGGGCGCATTCGTAGCGGTACTGATCGGTACGCTTTACGGTGCTGCTTCAGGCTTCATTGGTGGTCGTACTGACCGAGTGATGATGCGTATCCTAGAGATCTTATACGCGGTGCCATTCATGTTCCTAGTGATCGTATTGGTAACGTTCTTTGGCCGTAATATTGTACTTATCTTTGTTGCTATCGGCGCGATTGCTTGGCTCGACATGGCGCGTATTGTACGTGGCCAAACATTGAGTTTACGCAGTAAAGAGTTCATTGAAGCTGCGCACGTATGTGGTGTCAGCAAATGGAAAATCATTACACGTCATATCGTACCGAACGTATTGGGTATTGTTGCGGTTTACTCAACGCTACTGATTCCAAGCATGATCCTTACAGAATCATTCTTATCTTTCCTTGGTCTTGGGGTTCAAGAGCCTATGACAAGTTGGGGCGCGCTGTTACAAGAAGGTTCGCAAACAATGGAAGTTGCTATTTGGCAACTGGCATTCCCTGCGGCATTCATGGTAGTCACGTTGTTCTGCTTTAACTACGTAGGTGATGGTCTGCGCGATGCGCTTGATCCAAAAGACAGATAA
- a CDS encoding ABC transporter ATP-binding protein codes for MSLLDVKDLRVEFTTQDGIVTAVNDLNFSLNQGETLGIVGESGSGKSQTVFALMGLLAKNGIISGSAKFEGNEILNLPEKELNKVRAEQIAMIFQDPMTSLNPYMKVSDQLMEVLMLHKGVGKAEAFEESVRMLEAVKIPEARKRITMYPHEFSGGMRQRVMIAMALLCRPKLLIADEPTTALDVTIQAQIMELLNELKDEFNTAIIMITHDLGVVAGSCEKVLVMYAGRTMEYGTVDEIFYEPSHPYAEGLLKAIPRLDTEGEILPTIPGNPPNLLRLPTGCPYQDRCHRVMDRCKQEAPILQPFAKDRQRACFSDWETWTK; via the coding sequence ATGAGCTTATTAGATGTCAAAGATCTGCGCGTCGAATTTACCACTCAAGATGGTATTGTCACTGCAGTAAATGATCTGAATTTCTCACTCAACCAAGGCGAAACGCTAGGTATCGTGGGTGAGTCAGGTTCGGGTAAATCTCAAACGGTATTTGCACTGATGGGACTGCTGGCGAAGAACGGCATCATCTCAGGCAGTGCAAAGTTTGAAGGCAATGAAATTCTCAATCTGCCAGAGAAAGAACTTAACAAGGTTCGCGCCGAACAGATCGCAATGATCTTTCAAGATCCAATGACCTCACTGAACCCTTACATGAAAGTAAGTGATCAGTTGATGGAAGTACTTATGCTGCATAAAGGCGTGGGTAAAGCCGAAGCGTTTGAAGAATCAGTACGCATGCTTGAAGCGGTGAAAATCCCTGAAGCTCGCAAGCGTATTACTATGTATCCGCATGAGTTCTCTGGCGGTATGCGTCAGCGTGTGATGATTGCAATGGCGTTATTGTGTCGTCCAAAACTACTGATTGCTGATGAACCAACAACCGCTTTGGATGTAACTATTCAAGCGCAAATCATGGAATTGCTGAACGAATTGAAAGATGAGTTTAATACGGCAATTATCATGATTACCCATGATTTGGGGGTGGTTGCGGGTTCTTGTGAAAAAGTACTTGTGATGTACGCCGGTCGTACCATGGAATACGGTACGGTTGATGAAATTTTCTACGAGCCAAGCCACCCATACGCCGAAGGCTTACTGAAAGCGATTCCTCGTTTGGATACCGAAGGTGAAATTCTACCGACGATTCCAGGTAACCCTCCTAACTTACTTCGCCTGCCTACAGGTTGTCCTTATCAGGATCGTTGTCACCGTGTAATGGACCGTTGTAAGCAAGAAGCACCAATTTTGCAGCCATTTGCAAAAGATCGTCAGCGTGCTTGTTTTTCTGATTGGGAGACTTGGACAAAATGA
- the oppF gene encoding murein tripeptide/oligopeptide ABC transporter ATP binding protein OppF yields the protein MSKELLLDIKDLKVHFSIAAKSAWPWAKPSNLKAVDGVDVHLYEGETLGVVGESGCGKSTFARAIIGLVEATDGQVMWLGQDLTKMQEVKRRETRKEIQMIFQDPLASLNPRMSVGDIIAEPLQTFYPELSKQEVKDRVKEMMAKVGLLPNVINRYPHEFSGGQCQRIGIARALILKPKMIICDEPVSALDVSIQAQVVNLLMELQKELGLSLVFIAHDLSVVKHISDRVLVMYLGNAVELGESDALFADPKHPYTKALMSAVPIPDPRLERSKTIQMLEGDLPSPINPPSGCVFRTRCPQATEICAQTKPTIQGNDVHAVSCLHVQV from the coding sequence ATGAGTAAAGAATTACTATTAGATATTAAAGACCTGAAAGTTCACTTTAGCATCGCGGCTAAGTCAGCTTGGCCATGGGCGAAACCATCAAATCTTAAAGCGGTTGATGGTGTAGATGTTCATCTTTACGAAGGTGAAACGCTGGGCGTAGTCGGTGAGTCAGGTTGTGGAAAATCAACGTTTGCACGCGCTATTATCGGATTGGTTGAAGCAACTGACGGTCAAGTAATGTGGTTAGGTCAAGACTTAACTAAGATGCAAGAAGTGAAGCGTCGTGAGACTCGTAAAGAAATTCAGATGATCTTCCAAGATCCGCTAGCGTCGCTGAACCCACGTATGTCAGTAGGCGACATTATTGCCGAGCCTCTACAAACTTTCTATCCAGAGCTTTCTAAACAGGAAGTGAAGGACAGAGTTAAAGAGATGATGGCAAAGGTTGGTCTGCTGCCAAACGTAATCAACCGTTATCCGCATGAATTCTCTGGTGGTCAATGTCAGCGTATCGGTATTGCGCGTGCGCTTATTCTGAAGCCTAAGATGATCATCTGTGATGAACCTGTTTCAGCATTGGATGTGTCTATCCAAGCTCAAGTCGTAAATCTTCTTATGGAACTACAGAAAGAGTTAGGTTTGTCTTTGGTATTCATCGCACATGATTTGTCAGTGGTTAAACACATCTCTGACCGCGTGTTGGTGATGTATTTGGGTAATGCGGTAGAGCTGGGTGAATCGGATGCTTTATTCGCTGACCCCAAGCACCCGTACACCAAAGCCCTGATGTCTGCAGTTCCGATTCCAGATCCTCGCTTAGAGCGCAGCAAAACGATCCAGATGTTGGAAGGTGATTTACCATCGCCAATCAACCCGCCATCGGGTTGTGTGTTCCGTACTCGTTGCCCACAAGCAACCGAGATCTGCGCACAGACCAAGCCAACCATTCAAGGTAATGACGTACACGCAGTCTCTTGCTTGCATGTACAAGTCTAG
- a CDS encoding glutathione S-transferase family protein, whose product MGKLVEGVWHDVWYDTKENGGKFVREDAGFRHWVENKPDAQFQPESGRYHLYVSLACPWAHRTLIFRELKGLTDHVDVTVVCPDMMSEGWQMGLPEPLFGHTRMHQIYTQAKPDYSGRVTVPVLWDKKTNTIVSNESSEIIRMFNSEFNELTGNTDDYYPWELASKIDEWNDYIYPNINNGVYRTGFATTQEAYEEAYDALFEALDKVDAHLSEHRYLAGNKITEADWRLFTTLVRFDAVYVGHFKCNKQRIADYANIQGYLKELFQVEGIKETTDFYHIKRHYYYSHTGINPTQVVPKGPALDLESAHGRG is encoded by the coding sequence ATGGGCAAGTTAGTTGAAGGTGTTTGGCACGATGTGTGGTACGACACCAAAGAAAACGGCGGTAAGTTCGTTCGTGAAGACGCAGGCTTTCGTCACTGGGTAGAGAATAAGCCGGACGCACAGTTTCAACCGGAAAGCGGCCGTTATCACTTATACGTATCATTGGCTTGTCCCTGGGCGCATCGCACTCTGATCTTCCGTGAGCTGAAAGGCCTAACCGATCATGTTGATGTGACGGTGGTTTGCCCTGATATGATGAGCGAAGGGTGGCAAATGGGGTTACCGGAACCTCTTTTCGGCCACACTCGTATGCACCAAATCTACACCCAAGCCAAACCGGACTATTCAGGAAGAGTAACAGTACCTGTTTTATGGGATAAGAAAACCAACACTATCGTGAGTAACGAGTCGTCTGAAATCATCCGAATGTTTAACTCAGAATTTAACGAGTTAACAGGCAACACGGATGATTACTATCCGTGGGAATTGGCGAGCAAGATTGATGAGTGGAACGATTATATCTATCCGAACATTAATAACGGCGTTTATCGTACCGGCTTTGCGACAACACAAGAAGCCTATGAAGAAGCGTATGACGCCTTATTTGAAGCGTTAGATAAAGTTGATGCTCATCTTAGCGAACACCGTTATCTGGCGGGTAATAAGATTACAGAAGCGGATTGGAGATTGTTTACCACTCTAGTTCGATTCGACGCAGTGTATGTGGGTCACTTCAAGTGTAACAAGCAGCGAATAGCGGATTACGCTAATATTCAGGGCTACCTGAAAGAGCTGTTTCAGGTCGAAGGTATTAAAGAAACAACTGATTTTTACCACATCAAACGTCACTATTATTACAGCCACACAGGTATTAACCCAACCCAAGTTGTGCCGAAAGGGCCTGCACTTGATTTAGAATCGGCCCATGGACGAGGTTAG
- the pta gene encoding phosphate acetyltransferase: MSRTIMLIPTSAGVGLTSVSMGVLRAMERKGVSVSFYKPIAQPRSGGDQPDLTSTIISVNSDIKIGEPIAMTKAEALIGSEKMDELLESVVEQYNKINKDAEVTLIEGLVPTRKHPFANQVNAEIAKTLGAEIVFVATPGTDNPTQLKERIEVACSNFGGTKNKSIKGVIINKLNAPVDEAGRTRPDLSEIFDDADSAQQANLEVMQIFNSSPIRVLGCVPWSIDLIATRAVDMAKHLNAEIVNEGEISKRRIKSITFCARSLPHMIEHFKPGSLLVTSADRPDVIVAAALAAKNGVEIGAILLTGGYDIPESIAKLCAPAFASGLPIFKAQGNTWQTSLNLQSFNLEVPADDKERIEFVNDHVASHIDGPWIDSLSEGTQGIRRLSPPAFRYQLTEFARKAAKRIVLPEGDEPRTVKAAAICAERGIATCVLLGNPEEIRRVAAQQGVELGAGVEIIDSASVRENYVARLVELRGAKGMTEVVAREKLNDSVFLGTMMLEAGEVDGLVSGAVHTTANTIVPPFQIIKTAPDASIVSSIFFMLLPDQVLVYGDCAINPDPTAEQLAEIAIQSADSAAAFGIDPRVAMISYSTGESGKGADVDKVREATKLAQEKRPDLVIDGPLQYDAAIMENVAASKAPNSPVAGKATVFVFPDLNTGNTTYKAVQRSADLVSIGPMLQGMRKPVNDLSRGALVDDIVYTVALTAIQADQAAQAEEKVIN; encoded by the coding sequence ATGTCACGTACTATTATGCTTATCCCTACAAGCGCTGGTGTTGGTCTTACTAGTGTTAGCATGGGTGTTCTTCGCGCTATGGAGCGCAAGGGCGTAAGTGTTTCTTTCTACAAGCCAATTGCTCAACCTCGTAGCGGTGGTGATCAACCCGATCTAACGTCTACTATTATCAGCGTAAACAGCGACATTAAGATTGGTGAGCCGATCGCGATGACTAAAGCTGAAGCTTTGATCGGTAGCGAAAAAATGGACGAACTTCTTGAGTCTGTTGTTGAACAATACAACAAGATCAACAAAGACGCAGAAGTCACGCTTATTGAAGGCCTAGTTCCAACTCGTAAGCACCCATTTGCAAACCAAGTAAACGCAGAAATCGCGAAGACACTTGGCGCGGAGATCGTATTCGTTGCGACTCCTGGTACTGACAACCCTACGCAACTTAAAGAGCGTATCGAAGTTGCATGTTCTAACTTCGGCGGTACTAAGAACAAGAGTATTAAAGGTGTCATCATCAACAAGCTTAACGCTCCTGTTGATGAAGCTGGCCGTACTCGTCCTGACCTTTCTGAAATCTTCGATGATGCAGATAGCGCTCAACAAGCGAATCTTGAAGTCATGCAAATCTTCAACTCTAGTCCTATCCGTGTTCTTGGCTGCGTGCCATGGAGCATCGACCTAATCGCAACTCGTGCGGTTGATATGGCTAAGCACCTTAACGCTGAAATCGTTAATGAAGGTGAGATCTCTAAACGTCGTATTAAGAGCATCACTTTCTGTGCACGTTCTCTACCGCACATGATTGAGCACTTTAAGCCAGGTTCACTGCTAGTAACCTCTGCAGACCGTCCTGACGTTATCGTTGCTGCGGCACTTGCTGCGAAAAACGGTGTTGAAATTGGTGCAATTTTGCTGACTGGCGGTTACGACATCCCAGAAAGCATTGCTAAACTTTGTGCACCAGCATTTGCTTCAGGCTTGCCGATCTTCAAAGCTCAAGGTAACACTTGGCAGACGTCTCTAAACCTACAAAGCTTCAACCTAGAAGTTCCTGCGGACGATAAAGAGCGTATCGAGTTCGTTAACGATCACGTTGCTAGCCACATTGATGGCCCTTGGATTGATTCTCTATCTGAAGGAACTCAAGGTATTCGTCGTCTAAGCCCACCAGCATTCCGTTACCAGCTAACTGAATTCGCTCGTAAAGCGGCTAAGCGTATCGTTCTTCCTGAAGGTGATGAGCCACGTACAGTGAAAGCTGCGGCTATTTGTGCTGAGCGCGGTATCGCAACGTGTGTACTTCTTGGTAACCCAGAAGAAATTCGTCGTGTTGCTGCACAGCAAGGTGTTGAGCTTGGCGCTGGCGTTGAGATCATTGATTCTGCATCAGTTCGCGAAAACTACGTTGCTCGTCTAGTAGAACTTCGTGGCGCTAAAGGAATGACTGAAGTCGTCGCTCGCGAAAAGCTAAACGATTCTGTATTCCTAGGCACTATGATGCTCGAAGCGGGTGAAGTTGACGGTCTAGTTTCTGGTGCTGTTCACACAACGGCGAACACTATTGTTCCTCCGTTCCAGATCATCAAGACGGCTCCTGATGCTTCTATCGTATCTTCAATCTTCTTCATGCTTCTGCCTGATCAAGTGCTTGTATACGGTGACTGTGCGATCAACCCAGATCCAACAGCGGAACAACTTGCTGAAATCGCTATCCAATCTGCAGATTCTGCTGCGGCATTCGGTATCGACCCACGCGTTGCTATGATCTCTTACTCTACTGGTGAATCTGGTAAAGGTGCAGATGTAGATAAAGTACGTGAAGCAACCAAACTTGCTCAAGAGAAACGTCCTGATCTAGTGATTGACGGCCCTCTACAGTACGATGCCGCTATCATGGAAAACGTTGCTGCTTCTAAAGCGCCTAACTCTCCAGTTGCAGGTAAAGCGACAGTATTCGTATTCCCAGACCTAAACACGGGTAACACGACTTACAAAGCGGTACAGCGTTCAGCAGACCTAGTGTCTATCGGTCCAATGCTTCAAGGTATGCGCAAGCCAGTAAATGACTTGTCTCGTGGCGCTCTAGTAGACGACATCGTTTACACCGTAGCTCTAACGGCTATCCAAGCAGATCAAGCAGCTCAAGCTGAAGAAAAAGTAATTAACTAA
- a CDS encoding acetate kinase, translating to MSKLVLVLNCGSSSLKFAVVDAETGAEHLTGLAECLGLPEARMKWKLDGKHEAQLGAGAAHVEALSFMVETILASKPELKANLGAIGHRIVHGGEQFTSSALITDEVLKGIQDAATFAPLHNPAHLIGIEAAQQNFPGLKNVAVFDTAFHQTMPSESYLYALPYNLYKEHGIRRYGMHGTSHLFITREVAGLLNKPVEEVNIINCHLGNGASVCAIKNGQSVDTSMGLTPLEGLVMGTRCGDLDPAIIFHLHDALGYSVEEINNMLTKESGLAGLTEVTSDCRFVEDNYGEKEEATRAMDVFCHRLAKYVAGYTATLEGRLDAITFTGGIGENSGPIREMVLNRLGIFGIEVDSEANLKARFGGEGTITTANSRIPAMVISTNEELVIAEDTAELAGL from the coding sequence ATGTCTAAGCTAGTTTTAGTTTTAAACTGTGGTAGTTCTTCTCTTAAATTCGCTGTGGTTGATGCAGAAACAGGTGCGGAGCACCTCACTGGTCTTGCTGAGTGTCTAGGTCTTCCAGAAGCTCGTATGAAGTGGAAACTTGATGGCAAGCACGAAGCACAACTAGGCGCGGGCGCAGCTCACGTAGAAGCACTATCTTTCATGGTAGAAACTATTCTTGCTTCTAAGCCTGAGCTTAAAGCTAACCTTGGCGCTATCGGTCACCGTATCGTACACGGTGGCGAGCAATTTACTTCTTCTGCCCTTATCACTGATGAAGTTCTTAAAGGTATTCAAGACGCTGCGACTTTCGCACCTCTTCATAACCCTGCTCACCTTATCGGTATCGAAGCGGCTCAACAGAACTTCCCTGGCCTTAAGAACGTTGCTGTATTTGACACTGCGTTCCACCAAACAATGCCTTCTGAGTCTTACCTATACGCTCTACCGTACAACCTATACAAAGAGCACGGTATCCGTCGTTACGGCATGCACGGTACTTCTCACCTATTCATCACTCGTGAAGTTGCAGGCCTACTAAACAAGCCAGTTGAAGAAGTTAACATCATCAACTGTCACCTAGGTAACGGCGCTTCTGTATGCGCTATCAAGAACGGTCAATCTGTAGATACGTCTATGGGTCTTACTCCTCTTGAAGGCCTTGTAATGGGTACTCGTTGTGGTGACCTAGATCCTGCGATCATCTTCCACCTACACGACGCTCTTGGTTACTCTGTTGAAGAAATCAACAACATGCTAACTAAAGAGTCTGGTCTTGCTGGTTTGACTGAAGTGACTTCTGACTGTCGTTTCGTTGAAGACAACTACGGTGAGAAAGAAGAAGCAACTCGTGCAATGGACGTGTTCTGTCACCGTCTAGCTAAGTACGTTGCTGGTTACACTGCAACTCTAGAAGGTCGTCTAGACGCAATCACTTTCACTGGCGGCATCGGCGAGAACTCTGGTCCAATCCGTGAAATGGTGCTTAACCGCCTAGGCATCTTCGGCATCGAAGTTGACAGCGAAGCTAACCTTAAAGCTCGTTTCGGCGGCGAAGGTACTATCACTACAGCTAACAGCCGCATCCCTGCAATGGTTATCTCAACTAACGAAGAGCTAGTCATTGCTGAAGACACTGCGGAACTAGCAGGTCTTTAA
- the yfbV gene encoding terminus macrodomain insulation protein YfbV yields MSNRVGLTSSLKDGQKYMDLWPVRKELNAIFPEQRIIKATRFGVKVMPAIAAISVLTQMVFNNNQAIPQAVVMALFAISLPLQGMWWLGNRSNTQLPPALVSWYRELHEKITETGFALEPMKPRPRYKELAIILNRAFRQLDKSSMERWF; encoded by the coding sequence ATGAGCAATAGAGTTGGTTTAACGAGCAGTTTAAAAGATGGCCAAAAATACATGGATCTTTGGCCTGTCCGAAAAGAGTTAAACGCTATTTTCCCAGAGCAACGCATCATTAAAGCGACGCGCTTTGGTGTAAAAGTGATGCCCGCGATAGCTGCTATCAGCGTTCTGACGCAAATGGTCTTTAATAATAACCAAGCGATACCGCAAGCAGTGGTTATGGCTTTGTTTGCTATTAGTTTACCGCTTCAAGGTATGTGGTGGTTAGGCAATCGCTCAAACACTCAACTCCCGCCAGCGTTAGTATCGTGGTATCGCGAACTGCACGAGAAGATCACTGAAACGGGTTTTGCTTTAGAGCCAATGAAGCCACGCCCTCGCTATAAAGAATTGGCGATCATTTTGAATCGTGCATTCCGCCAGTTAGATAAATCGTCAATGGAACGCTGGTTCTAA
- a CDS encoding ABC transporter substrate-binding protein, whose translation MVSGKKISTAALSGFLLLWTGSVMANIAKVSVSQVVDHPDLNATRLGLIEGLRANGFESGKNLEFSYEVADGNPAQAAKIARKLVSENPHVLVGIATPTSQALVSATRSIPIVFTAVTDPIGARLVKQLEKPGRNVTGLSDLSPISQHVSLIRELFPQASSIGVVYNPAEANAVALIGLLRKATRDFGFTLLTEKALSVEDVEAKAKSVARKSDVIYALTDNTVASGMEGLIKAANRAGTPVVAGATSYVGQGAIAGLGLDYYDVGVKTADYVVEILNGQKPGKLSVKTAQSSQLVVNLNAARKLGVTLPRSVIERAVVSR comes from the coding sequence ATGGTTTCGGGAAAAAAAATATCAACGGCTGCTTTGAGTGGTTTTCTGTTGCTATGGACTGGCAGCGTGATGGCAAATATCGCCAAAGTATCAGTATCGCAAGTGGTAGACCATCCTGATTTAAACGCGACACGTTTAGGATTGATTGAAGGGCTACGAGCTAACGGTTTTGAATCCGGTAAAAACTTAGAGTTTTCCTATGAGGTGGCTGATGGAAATCCAGCGCAAGCTGCGAAAATAGCTAGGAAGCTAGTCAGTGAAAATCCTCATGTGTTAGTCGGCATCGCGACACCTACCTCTCAGGCTCTGGTCTCGGCAACACGATCCATTCCTATTGTGTTTACAGCGGTGACAGATCCAATCGGGGCAAGGCTTGTAAAACAGTTGGAAAAACCGGGTCGAAATGTCACTGGCCTTTCTGACTTATCACCGATCTCTCAACATGTATCGTTAATTAGAGAACTTTTTCCTCAGGCAAGTTCAATTGGTGTCGTTTATAACCCGGCAGAAGCTAATGCGGTTGCTTTAATTGGACTATTGAGAAAGGCTACGCGAGACTTTGGTTTCACTCTCCTCACTGAAAAAGCATTGAGCGTTGAAGACGTAGAAGCAAAAGCAAAATCTGTGGCTAGGAAGTCTGATGTTATCTACGCCTTAACGGACAATACCGTCGCAAGCGGCATGGAAGGTCTTATCAAAGCGGCGAATCGAGCAGGGACGCCAGTGGTTGCAGGGGCGACGTCTTATGTTGGGCAGGGAGCTATTGCAGGTTTAGGTCTAGATTATTATGACGTTGGAGTGAAAACCGCTGACTATGTCGTAGAGATTCTGAATGGACAAAAACCTGGAAAGTTGAGTGTCAAAACTGCCCAGAGCTCTCAACTCGTTGTCAATTTGAACGCGGCTCGTAAGCTCGGCGTGACATTGCCTCGGTCTGTGATTGAGCGCGCGGTCGTTAGCCGATAA